cgtgagagtggcctcattgcggcAAAAAAGGAGGTTGTAGATCGACATGTTGGATTGGGATTGGGGTATGGTTTTGTATTTTGAGTGCAGTTATCCAGTCAACCTTATCAAATTCTGCATTCTCAGTAGCTGGGTTAGAGTCAGATGATGCAATGCCTGATTCTCACTATTGTGTATTCCTAGCACTGATTTGGAGTGTGCCTTTTCACTAGCATAGCAATGATGTCCAACAATGAGTATCAACAAGTTACAATATGTGTGTCAGTCTAATACAGAGTGTGTGCACCTTATTGTTAATATAAAAAAAGCAGATTCGGAAATTGAGTAAGCTTCTGTTAAAAGCAACCTTTTCTTGTATGATGGTTATTAATACTCTGCAATGTTAAAGCAGATATCACTAATTCAAAGATTTTCTTTTGTCTGAAGTAAAGCtggaattctacatgcaatgatAACGTAATGCTGATGCTGCTTAACAATAAAGCAGCACCTGGACAAAAACCTGTCATGAATTGAAGATTTAAGCTAATCTTAAACCTTTGCAGCACgaatgggcagcatggtagcacagcagttagtgcaacgtgttacagtgccagcgactggggttcaattcccaacgctgtctgtaaggagtttttacatcCTCCATACGAccgaccacttgggtttcctccgggtactccgCTTTCACATTCCCAAGATGAATGGATTATttggttaattggttacatgggtgtaattggctggtgtgggctcgttgggccagaagggtgcgtcaccatgctgtatctctgaattaaattagtaatttttAATGAAAATATAAAATCCGAGAATTTAGACTGTAACTACATATTTACATTTCATGGTATGACagtatcagaaaaaaaataattaattgaaTTTCAAAAGTATGTAATTGCCGAGTGCCCTTTCGGAGTTAATCAGATGGCAATTCACAATAAGTGTGGCAGCAGGTATCAGAAAACTTCATTGCAAATTGATGCATCACTTTTAGCTCAATTGCCCCCTCTCCTGGCAGCTACTTTTTGTACTTGCTAAAATACGTACTAGTCAGTCCACTTTAATCTCTGTACTGTCTCTGCTCCCATCTCcgccactcataattttatcttTCATCTTTAACAATCCTCTGTTTAAAAGCAAACACTTTCTTCTGGTTTTTATATATTTAGATATTAGAGTCATAAAACATTATGATTTCAGAAAACACTTGGATTATTTTAGATTTTAGCTGCTAGAATTATTTTCCTACCTTCTTTTTGATTTCCTAATTTCTGTTTCACTCCTTCACTGCTATATAAGACCACAacacagaattagaccatttggcccatcaagtctgctttgccatttcatcactgtttatttatcatccctttcaaccccatcattctcttgccttctacccataacctttcactccctgaccaatcaagaacttatcaaccttcactttaaatatacccagtgatctGACCtctacagtcatctgtggcattgatttccacagattgaccaccctccggctaacaaaattcctccacatcttttTTTCTGAATGATGCCGagattctgaggcagtgccctctgctcctagactcccccatagaTGGAATCATCTTCTCTACATCCATTGTATCTAGGCcattcagtatttgataggtttcatgaGATAGCCACTTAATTCTTcggaactccagcaagtacaggccatcaaacacatcttgtacattaaccctttcattcttggaatcattctcatgaacctcctctgaaccttctcaaaTACCAGCACATTTTTTTCTTGGATAAgcagtccaaaactgctcacaataccaatGCTTTATAGAGTCTCAGtattatattcttgcttttatattctagtcctctcaaaatgaatgcttaacatggcatttgccttccttatcaccaactcaacctgcaagttaacctttagggaatcctgcatgaagactcccaagtccccttgcacatgttttttttaaaaacttacaccccatttagaaaacagtctatgcctttataCCTTATGctgaagtgcatggccatacacttccctacactatatgcTTCTTTTGATTGTTTTTTTTGCCTTATGTAACCTCAGTTCATCTTGACATCCAGAGCACACTAGGCCTGGCAGTCTCGTCCTTTGTGTGGGAACACGTAAATCATAACACTTGAATTTCTTTTTTCAATGCCCTCGATGCTCTGGGACTGATTTACCATTAAGTCACTGTTTCTTGTCCACTTTGCTAACAGTATTTGATTTTGAGGAGTGTGTGAAGTGATTCAacttggaaggttgaatttgaaggtagAATGCAgggttaatagcaggattcttggcagtgtagaggtaCAGAAGGAGCTTGGGCTTCATGTCCATAGtcccctcaaagttgctgtgcaagctGTTAGGGTTTAGAAGGCATATCAGGTGTTGGCCATCATTAGTTGAGGAAATTGAGTTTAAAACCACGAGGCAGTATtgaagctctataaaaccctggttagattaCTGTTGggatattgcattcagttctggtcacctttaccaggatgctgcctggactagagggcaggTCTTATGAAGGTAGGCTGAATGAGTTAgattttttctctttggagtgaaggagaatgagacgcaacttgatggaggtgtacaggatgataagaggaATAGCTAACATGGGTAGGGGCAAAATTAACTAAcagaaggggcatagttttaaagtgattggtggaaagtataggAGGATCTCTGAAGttccttacacagagagtggtgggtgcacggaatgtcctgccaggggtggtggtagaggcaggtatattagggacatttaagacacacttagataggcacatgggtgaaagaaaaataggAAGTTATGTAGTTGGGAAGGGTTATATTGAAGTTAGAGAAGgtgaaaaggtcagcacaactttaTAGGCCGAAGAGACTGTAATGTTCTTTGTCAAATTCATTAGTGGATCCAGTTGGTACAATTTCACACCTTTCACTAACCCAGCAGAAGTTATTTACAAATTTTTCTTAAACTTTTAAATAAGAAAGCGAAGTTATGTAACACTGTACTGTTACCTTGAATATCCATCTTCAACTCTTAAGTTTGGAACTTACTCTATGCTACACTTAACTCATGCTGCAAATATTGGTGGGTTAAATGACACGGATGACAGATAAAAATTCCTACAAATTTACTATTATACCTCATGTCCACACAGTACAGATGAAAAATTACCTGTGATGCTTACATAAATACTAAATCAACTCTGAAGTATCAGTGAAAAATTTAATTACATCTTGTTGATTTCTAATATTGATGTGACTGCAAAAACAATTAACTTTAAATTAACTACATTGTATTTGTACTGAGTTGCTCTCAGCATACTTGTTAAAAATCAGTTCATGCTTGTATATCCTGAAAAGATTATCTCCTAGCTTTACACGAATGAAGATGCTGAACAGAATTTACAGCCTGCAGAAGACGCCAAATAAATTGGATTGGCTAAATTAAAACATAATTTATATTCCTTCCTGATTAATCTCACAAGCCCGCCCTCAATGATTAATTGTTATAAATGGCCCTATAGTACTTGAACCAAAAAATTTTAAAACCACTTCAGTTTTACAGAAAGAATCATCTATATCCATTTATTTCTTTGGACTTTGTAGTAAATATTATAATTGCTGTTACTTTAATCAGCTTcttttctcttgaatgttgaatacAGAAGTCATAATTTGGTAATTTCTAAAAGTATTATTTATACTGTTACATTGCAATTATTAATTCTTCAGCAAGTGCTTTCAAGGTATTGCATATTACAAATTAACCTATTTTACTGACGTTTTCATTACAATCCTGCTCAGAAAAGTAATTACCTTTGCATGTAAATTAGTCTGAAAAGATTTAGAACAGAAAAAATGCTGCAATATTCCAAATTGTGCATTTTATTTCTCTCCTCATGAAATAAAATGTACAAATATTAAATCACTGTGCCTTTGGACTTCTTGCCATACTTTCTGTAGTCCTTAATTCACCTGTCAGCTGAGCTCAGTGAATGAAAGTATACTATGTGCAAGTTCAGCAACCCATCTACGTTCAACCATGATTATTtacaattctttaaaaaaaagattgacaAAAGTTAAAGATGCAGAAACTATCCATCCTTTAAGAGTGACTAAGAAAAGTTCAAAAGCTTCTATTAAGTGTTCTTAAATGATTCCACGCCTGATGTTTGCTGATCTGCCTCCGGAAGATCTTCCTGGAAATCTGCTGGCACGAAATCCAGGTATTGCAGCTAACTGACCTGGGGTAAAATCTGATGGGTTAAAATGTGGTCTGAATGGTGGTAGTGTCCCTGGTATTGGTCCCAATCTTGCTCCTGATCCAGGTAGAATGCGATTGACAGGGTCTCCTCTGTAAGGCAGCTGAAAATGCTCATCGTATTCTCCTCCAATAATACCAGGTGGATAAAAATGGTGGGGTTCAATCGGAAAGGGATTGAATGGACTAGGCTGACCAGGAAATAAAGGCAAAACTGGTGGCATATACAAGGGAAATCTTTGCATCCTTCTCCACTTTGTTGCATACTTTTCCTTGTAGAGCTTGAAAAACAAATGGAAATGTTTATGTTAGAACAGCATCTGTACAAACATAAAGATAACATTAATGAGGTGCATCTTTATTCAATTCCCTTCCTTCTAATTATCTTAGTTATTGTGATTCAGCTAAGAAAGTAGGCAGGCCTGCTTCCAAGGTATGTATGAGAGTATTGTGGGTGATTTGCTGTGACAGTCATTTTTTGGTGCAACATAAAAATATTATTCCAATTGGATAAGTCTACACAGCAGTACCAAAGAAATTAGGAAATTGATATTAATATATTGGGCAAGATAAACCACTATATTCAGTCAAATGTTTGAttccaattaaaaaaaacacaattgtgACTGAAATGTTACTGGTGTAATTTCAAAATAAAATGCAATTCATTAAAGTCTGTTTGTCTGTGTATTTATTCACTTAGATAATTGAATAAAAGCTATacttactttcttccaatcatggCTGCTTGTTCTCGAGTCTGGTTCAAAAATGAAAATCCTCAATTTAGTAGGCAGACAAATGAAATATCACTAGAAAATTGGCACCAAGTGCTAGACTATGTCTTTACAGAGAAATAAGGTTCACTCAATAGATTGCTACcagcatttaaaaaaattaatttcaCAGCTATATTACACACTAATAATAAAATATGCTTGGTGTTTTCAATGAAATACCAAGAAGTTTCCACTTTCTATGGATAATGTTTTAAGAATGTTGAATCAGAATCAATTTCAATACcactggcatacgtcatgaaatttgttttatagtGACTgtaatacattgcaatacataatataaaaaactataaattacaataagaaatgtatataaaatATAAGTTATGCAGTGCAAAAGGAGAACAAAAATATAATGAGATAGAGTACATGGCTTCAttgttcatttagaaatctgatggcagaggatagAAGCTGTTCCAGCGCTGCTGGACAAGATCACAGAGAAAGGAGTGGTAGTGCAGCAAATGTTGCATCCATTCCTTTCAGATAACATAGCCGTTGTACTTCAATAGTAAAATTTCCATAAGTGCCTGAACTATCAGCCTTCTGTTGCCATTACTTTAGTAGCTGCTTTGTTAGGCCACCGAGCAGAATGAATGTCAGCTTACCTCTAAAGTCCCTCATGTACAGAAATCTCCAAAGCAACTGGTCATTGGTAGCTGTATGAAGATTCCGGCAAACTGCTGACAGAGATAAGATGGAGAGTACATCCAAAAAACGGAAAATCCGTAATTTGAGTTCCGGAGGGAGAACCACAAGACCAAACACATCAGGAAGATTCAAAGCTAGAAGGAAACAAAATTTATAAGAAAAGAAGATACTTCTGCTGCAGAAGAATTCTGAAGAAAGTTGCAATGAAGCCAATCTTTGTTTTGTTTTACTAATTTCAAATAACAATTTTAAAATGTAATACTTGCATGATTCTACTGCAAAATGCTTAAAATTAAATAGCAAGAGAAACTGTGCTACGAAAGTTAAAACTTCTATAAACTTCTCAAATTTAAACACACTACAGCCATAAAACATTTTAAAAGTATATTATAATTTGTGCCCTTTTACAGATTATGTGGTATAAAGATTTGTGCTGCAGCAGATCAGGGCATATTTAGTTTAACAAGAAAGCAGCAGGTTTTGAAGCCaaccagtcacaaaccactgaaatTAATGCTCATGCAATGAGTAATTGACCATGATTAGTGCAACGGTTTAGTACAGGTGAACCAggctcaattcccgccactgcctgtaagagtttgtacattctccctgtgaccgggtgagtttcttctgggtgctccagtttcctctaacagtccaaagacataccggttgatagattaattggtcattgcaaaatgtcccatgattaggctagcattaaattgGGAGATTTCTGGGTggagtggctcaaagggccagacgGGCCTACTCCCTGctgataaatataaataaataaatacatttctcAGGAACTTTGTTCAGCCTTCTAAAAGAGGATTAAAGAAATTACAAAATGTAAAACATTATTGCTAGAAGAAAAAGCAATATTTTCAACAATAAGAATTCCTGTGCTGATCCTGATCACAGTAAGGAAAGACGGAGCCCAAGGTTTTTACCTTGTCTGGCACTGGCAAGCAAAGGATACACCAGCTGATCTTTGAACATGCAGGATAGTTTCTGTAGATCTTTGTACACTTGTGCAGCATTCTCACCTGGCAAAAAAACCAAATTGGATACAATTAGGAATGGCTGGTAAAATAGTTTTAGATCTAGGCATTCACTGTATCCAAATTAGTACAACTACAGTTATACTTTTCCATATGATCGGATTGTTTAAttataaagagaaaaagaaaacactTGGCTCTCAACCCAATTTCCTTAAAGATTTTGAAGCTATTATACATTAACCTAAGTAGTAAAAAGTAATATCTCATAATTACTATTTTAATAAAGATTTTCTATTCTACTTCATGTTTGATTTACTTGAAATTGCAATCCCCCAAATTGAAAAACAGTAATTGCGTGTTTCATAGGGACAAGAACAAAGCAAACCTATAAACAAACAAGCATATTCAAGGGCAAGACAACGATGCAAATGACTGCTTGGTCTATTagaaaaacaggaaaaaaatctcttaaaagacaatTATAACGAGCTCCAAGGTGTTATGGAAATTGCTTATGTCCTACACTAGTGGGCTctaaagtattttttttaaattaactcGGATAACCTGATCTCTGACTAAATAAGTAAACATGAAATTGAATGCACAAGATTATTCGACATGGTGGGTAAGTTTCATGTCTGAGACTAGGTTAACACCTGTAGGTGTCAAATTGTGATTCTCAGTGAGCAGAAATGGAGAACAGCAGAATACCAGTGCACAATCTGATGGGCTTAAACTGAGTCTGCTTAATGCTGCCACACAACTTTTACCTAAGCAATTATTACAATAAATGTATTTTTATGATCATTTTCTGTAAGTAAATAAAGTTTCAGATTCCATTTATAAAACTACGTGAAAGCTTACCGAGAATATTTGGATGAACGTAGGACACAGGTAATAACTGCAGTTTCTTTACACTTTTGATATTCTCATTGATCTTCAATGTAGCTGTTGGAAAACATTCAAATGGAATCAGCACACACTAATACGTTCACAAGCAAATGAATTATGTTAAAGCTCTTACATTATTCCACCTTTATTTGAGAAATTCTAAACTTAAGGGACTTGATGGCAGCATATTGGAACCCTTTAGGTGGGAGCAAGTTCACTTTTCTTCTTACATGCCCAAAATTTGAGGAGCTCCCAATATCAGTTCCATATTAGATGCTTAGCTACTGGAATTAatttcagtgaggcattggaaACATCTTTAGCACTTGATCTAAGGACTGAAGagggtcttaaatatatttacaattttgGATTACTTATTATCCCTATCTAAAAATTAAAATGGCTTTGTTATCCATTTACTCATAACAGATACATATGCAAAGCAATGAAAGAGAACTGCACTTTTAGAAATGCTGTTGAAGTATAACACTTTAATTGTAGCTCTGCTTCATTAGGTGAACTCACAATATCTCATTATAGACTGTGAATAATAGGGATTTCTCCCAGATACTGGAcaatattttttatataaagaaaaatactgaaaTATATTAATTGGTCCTAACCAAGAGGGTAACAGGAGGGTCATTTGAAACAAATGGAAAAGGACTAATTATTTGGATCAAAAATTATCAATTCAAGTATCTAAACTTAGAAGCACCACTGAACAGTCATTACAGTATTCTAGCAGTTACCCTagatacagtgccttgtaaaagcaTTCAACCCCCACAACTACGTTCACATTTTACTGCCACATTTTCTAAATTTTATATATATTGAAGTacattttgagctaatctacaaaacattgtgcatcatgtcaaatcaaaagaaaaaatacaaaatctgtcaacaatttactagaAATTAAAAACCAAGATTATGagactgaaaaagtattcattgcctatgtaattactatgctaactttgCAATGTATTACCAtaccaatttgttgatgtaggaAATTGCAGGGTtatctgttttcaatgaattcataagcaTCCCCTCTCTCTGCAAGGTCCAACGGAATTTTCAACAGACCGAACCAAAATGAAGATAAAAGCACATTCAAGGCATGTCATGGAAataataatagagaagcacaaacaaTCTCAAGGGCActgaagggtacaagaccatatCAAAGGCACTGAACGTACCTCAGAGCTCAGTGTAGTCCATTGTGAAATAgtggaaaaatatgaaaccacagccacactaccTAAGGCAGGCCGCCCCTCTGAAGTAGGCTGGCAGGGAAGAATGGCACTATTGTGAAGCCAACTTCACTCAGGATGAGCTGGAGAcatcagtggctgcaactggagatgaagatcATTGCTCTACAATCTCTAAGGCCTATTTATGGAAGAGTGTCAAGGAAGAAGCTCTGGCTAGAGAAAAGCATATCCTTCCCGATTAAGACTTAGgaaagcatcacttagaagatattgtaaagatgtggaagaacgTCTTGTAGTCAGAAGACTAATATAGAAATTTTTGGTCTCAACACTAAGCGATATGTGTGGCACAAATATAAACTGTACGTCTGCCAGGTAACACCATTTCCACtctaaagtatggtggaggtagcatcattctTTTCAGCAggagggactggaaatctggtcaggatttatGGGAatatgaatgctgctaaatacagagaaatcctagATAAAAAACCTACTAGCCTTTGCCCAGAAaataaactggggaggaagtttgtctttctgCAGTACAATGACTCAGGCACATTGCAGGCTCACAgcaacatagaatatagaaaactacagcatattgcaggtccttcagcccacaatgttatgccaaccatgtaacccacactagaaactgcctagaattaccctaccatatagccttctattttactcagctccatgtacctatctaagagtctcttacaagatcctatcgtatctgcctccaccactgttgctggcagtgcattccatacacccaccactctgagtgaaaaacttactcgACATCCCTTCAGTACCTACatccaagcgccttaaaactatgccctctcgtattagccattttagccctggataaaaaagcctctggccatccacacgatcaatggcttgcatcatcttatgcacctctatcaggtcacctctcatcctctgtcactccaaggagaaaaggacgcattcactcaacctattctcataaggcacactctccaatccaggcaacatcctcgtagatctcccctgcactctctctatagtatatacattcttcctgtagtgaggtgaccagaactgaacacagtactccaagtggagtctgaccaaggtcttatataactgtaacattacttcatggctcttgaactcaatcccatagttgatgaatgtcaacacaccatatgccttcataacaacactgtcaacttgtgcagcagctttgagtgtcctatggacacaaaccctaagatctctctgatcctccacactgccaagagacttaactttaataatatattctgccttcgaatttgacctactaaaatgaaccagtTCACACCTATTTGGGGTGAACTCCCTTTAACACTCTTtagccctgttttgcatcctatcaatgtcccactgtaacctctgacaatcatccagaacacccctaacctttgggtcatcagcaaaaattctaacccacccttctacttcttcatccaggtcatttatttaaaaaaaaaatcacaaagaggagggaccccagaacagatctctgtggaacacctctggttagtgacctccatgcagaatacgaaccatctacaaccaccctttgtcttttgtgggcaagtcagttctggatccacaaaacagggtctccttggatcccatgcctccttactttctgaatgagccctgCATGGAAAACTTTATTAAAtctcttactgaaatccatatacactacatccactgctctactttcatcaatatgttttgttacatccttaaagaattcaatcaggctcataaggcacaacctgcccttgacaaatccatgctggctttccCTAAACAGATTTtgtctttccaaatgctcataaatcctgcctctcaggatcttctccaacaacttgcccaccactgaagtaagacccactggtctataatttcttgtgttatctctacaccctttcttgaacaagggaacaatatttgcaaccctccaatcctccggtacttctgcctctgttgatgatgcaaagaggcTCAGCaagctcctccctcacttcccacagtagcctggagtacatctcatcaGGTCAGCTTTtcaaagctccagtacatcctctttcttaatgtccataCACTCGAagtgtttcagtctgctgtaagtcattccCACAATTGCAAAGgttcttttcactggtgaatactgaagcaaagtattcattaagtacctctgctacctcctccggttccatgaacacgtttccactatcacacctaataagtcctattctcacacggcccatcctcttgctcttcacatacttgtagaatgccttggggttttctttaatcctactcaccaaggccttctcatggtcccttctcgttctcctaatttcattcttaagatccCTCCTggaaaccttgtaattttctagaactctatcagtacctagtacctagtttcttttcttcttaactagattttatACATTctctgtacaccatggttcctttaccccaccatcctttccctgcctcaatggaaatacctatgcagaacaccatgcaaatgctcctggaacatttgccacatttctgtcgtGTATtttctgagaacatctgctcccaagttcctgcctaatagtatCATATTTCCcactaccccaattaaatgttttcccaaattgtctgctccaatccctctccagcactatggtaggagataagagttgtgatcactacctccaaaatgctctcccaccgagagatccgACATTTCCCAATGTCAGATCAAGTACAGTTgatctagttggcttatctacatattgcatcaggaaaccttccagaACACACCTAAAACTCCAACCCATTTAAACCCCTTgatctaaggagatgccagttaatattaggaaagttaaaatctcccgtcacaacaaccttattattattgcactgttccagaatctgcctcctgaTATCCTTGtcactattgggggggggggggtggtcgataaaaaaacacccagtagagttattgcccccttcctgtttcagacttccacccacactgactcagtagataatccctccacaacttgctccttttctgcagcctcgACACTAACCCTGATAAGCATTCCACATcctcacctcttctgcttccctccctgtcctttttgaaacatctaaagcctggccaCACTCAGCAGCAATTCCTACCCTTGAGACATCCAAGACTCTGTAATGGCTACAGTGtcatagttccacatattgatccacgctctaagttcatcaacTATGAGAGTGGCttcaaataaagaaaatttatgtccttgagtggccccaaagtcctgaccttaatccgaTCAAAAATCTCTGTCAAGACTTCAAGATTATGGTCCACtgccactccccaactaacctggcacagcttgagcaattttacaAAGAGGAAGCATAAAATCCTACTTCattacattgtgcaaagctaaatGAGTCTCATCTAAAAAGGCTGCTGGTTGTAATCACAGCAAGAGGTAACTCAACTAAATACTgagcaaaggggatgaatacttttgaactgctgactttttagtttttgaatttttagtttttcatgcttacAATTTTTCCAGTTTTTGTGCTCTACTGTGAacaaaggagcatgtgattcacaaatttaaaaaaaaaatcagttaatttaatcaaaatccctggttgtaatactcatttatgtgaaaaaAGGGTGGGAGCTGAAtattttttcaaggcactgtaaaaATTGCAGAATATTTGATAAATTAACAACATTCTTGATATGAAGCTAGGATACAATACCATTGACTACAACCAGATTTCCCATTGGGATGCAGCTGAGTGTAGCAGAGCCATCTTCACACAAGGAGTGATTGTACTGTAATCGATAAAGACCTCCGTTCTTCCAATTTTCAGGCATTTGGACAACATTCAGATTAGAATCCTGGGAAAATACAAGAACAATGGtttctgcaagtttttttttaaaatcaacttTTGAATCTCATAGTTTCAGCTATAAAGAAGCTGGACAGAAAGTACATTAGAGTTAGAAATATTTAAATGACCTAAA
This DNA window, taken from Hypanus sabinus isolate sHypSab1 chromosome 8, sHypSab1.hap1, whole genome shotgun sequence, encodes the following:
- the fbxo7 gene encoding F-box only protein 7; protein product: MKLRVRIQRQRGWVELEEDEPTLGDLRSKITNSFLPSLGYNTDTEFKISLNGKDVLTDDQLTMKSIGIVTGDLICLIVPDSTSASASATDLNIREQPSCSHAAPNQIRENNVSGSETSHNDDILTVQQSEANLISSSDDMSMTLEETKYPHEPMLCSEAIDGQVPHSLETLYQSAQCTDPKDALIVVLHLLMLEAGYIPQDSNLNVVQMPENWKNGGLYRLQYNHSLCEDGSATLSCIPMGNLVVVNATLKINENIKSVKKLQLLPVSYVHPNILGENAAQVYKDLQKLSCMFKDQLVYPLLASARQALNLPDVFGLVVLPPELKLRIFRFLDVLSILSLSAVCRNLHTATNDQLLWRFLYMRDFRDSRTSSHDWKKLYKEKYATKWRRMQRFPLYMPPVLPLFPGQPSPFNPFPIEPHHFYPPGIIGGEYDEHFQLPYRGDPVNRILPGSGARLGPIPGTLPPFRPHFNPSDFTPGQLAAIPGFRASRFPGRSSGGRSANIRRGII